TCAATCTTGCCACAATGTTACTGTGAACctaattgaaaattttgaaaagtgaaaattctGTCTACCGACACATATTCCTACCCGCCCAATCTCCTTGTACAGGTCTGCAATATATATCCTTGCTGATGGAAAGCAttattttgttactatttgtgtATTGCATTCTGGTAAATATGAGCTGATTTTTATACATTTCTGAATTGATTTGTTGTCAATGTGTATTttacattcattcatttcaaaGACAATTCTTGGTTAATTATATTAGGGAGACCTCAGATGTCAGCAGATGGTCTCATTgctaaacaaataaacattccTTAATAGATTATGAATACTGATGTAAGTCATTTAAATTGATACCCAGATCTGTAACTATAGATGGTGAGGAGAGGAAGCAAGATCTTTCTGGACCTTTGAAGGAGTGCTTAGGATGGCTGGAATCATTCTTTAAAGATGCAAGCAGCATCGCATCCTTGCCCCTCCCTCCACTACACATGACTGGAATAAAGTCAGGTAAGAGATAAGAGCCGAACACTCTGAGAATACCAATTCATTGGGAAAGAGAGAAATGGGGAGGTAGGATGGGGCTtgtaaaatagttaaaaaagTGAGGACCATAGGCCGGGAGTGACCCCAAACAGTGATGAGAGCTTGGGGGGGGTATGTATTTATTCAGAAACATCAGTTTCAATGGGTTTATATATCCCAGAGTGGTAATAGTGTGTGTGAGTTGGGAGAGGTTTGGTAACAAGTTAGAGCTTAGAAGGAACCTAGTTGAGCATCTTAGGTAGGAACTGGGACAGGAGTTAACTTTCTCAGAAATTTATTGGCACCTCTCCCTGAAGAATACTGTCTAACATTAACACCCTGCAGGTCTCCTAATTATTCGTACGGTCAGAACTACCAGGAGAGTGTTTGGTCAACTTTTAGCAATCACTAGCATACCCAAACATGAAAGACGGTGCTGATGACCTTACATGCACAGTTGGCTCTTTTAGGATAGAGATTCGGTCTTTTATCTGCAattcatttcataatttttttctaaatcTGTTTCTGTATCATCTAGTAAATATGGCAttcatacaaaaaaacaaaaccctgAAAGCTTTTTTCTGAGATCAACTTCTTTGATACACAGGTTCGTTTATGGACAAAGTACTTCATTCATTGGACGACATTGTGCCTGTGGGAAAGACTATCACTTACAAAAATCTTGCTATCGAAATGGAGAATCCGAGGGCTGCGAGGGCTGTTGGTTTGGCAATGGCTAGAAACCCATTACCTATTGTGATCCCGTGTCACAGGGTGACAAGTTCAGACGGGACTTTAAACAAGTACATTTCCGGTGTTTGCGTAAAACGTTGGCTTCTTGAACATgaaggagcaatttgaaaacttttccaAAATTGTTCTGACTATCATCAAACTTTAACTTTCATAGATAAAGCATTCCCGCTAAAACTAAATTGGAATGTGAGAGTTTACGGCTTCTAGCATATCAAGgctctttatttattatttcgtAGTTCATCCTCATAGTTGCACATGACCTTCCGAGGTAGAAGATAGATTTAACTATCGGTCTGTAATGTTAAAACTCGGTTCATGGAACTCCAGCTCTGTGGAAAGAACGTCCCATCAAACCATACCAATACTTTATATCTCCAGATACATTTGTCAGCAAAGTCTTACACACATTGGCACATGATATTCCTGCTGGCGAGACCATTTCCTACGGAGGACTGGCCGAGAAGGTTGGCAACCCAAAAGCATGTCGTGCTGTTGGCATGGCGATGAGAATTAACCAAGTCCCTTTAGTGGTGCCTTGTCACAGAGTGGTCAACAGCGACGGTTCCCTCGGTAACTACATGTCTGGAAAAGGCGTCGCTATTAAGAAATTTCTTCTCGATCACGAAGGTGCCAAAGTGGAGACTTGATTCGTGGTTTATAGCGACGAGTCAGATACACAACAGGAGAGTTCCAACAACTCAGAGCTGTATATAGGTTTATATGAAACCATCCATATAACGAACAGTACTGTACTATTTATATCAAACAGTATGCATTAGAACTATTGTAATAGAATTATTTACATGTTCAAGTTTTCTAATGGACATTTTCTTAGATCTTCATTAATTTAACAAAAGTTAGCTTTGCTTTATACAACAGATGTGACCATGCTCTCATAGAGCAAAATGTGATTAGAAATCagtacaaaataccaaaatctAGATCTCACTCTGTGTAGTTTGGTCGTTGGGATGCTAAAGATTTACTCGCCTCAAAAAGCAGACACACACTTGAAAAGCGTGGAATGCTCCATGCTGGTTCTGATTGTTCTACAGAGAAGCGATGATGTATAAAGTATTTTTAATCTTTCTAAAGATAGTCTCAGATTGTCTTCCAATTTTGCTACATGTTTTGCTTTTCTCTTCAGTCATTATATGTATTCCTTGCAGTAGTGCTAAGAACAATTGTTGTCAAAAATTTCACTGAAATAAAAGAGGAAAATGTGACTTTGTACtggttggtttttttttcttgtccaaTGTGCCATTATTTGTGCAAATAAAGATGAACAAGTCATGAAAACATGCTGTATgcatttcatttccaaatgtttGGATTTTTGATTCCTTGGCGTTAGCCGTAGGAATCTATGCGGTCATGactgcgtgtgtatgtgtgtgtgtgtgtctgtgtgtgtgtgtgacgccaagcttgaaattaggttttctcagcaatcccaaggtcgattgatctcattcttggtacataggttacccatcatgagtagacgatccctatttattttggtgctaatatcatgaatattaatgagtgggcggggcttagagtgattttcaacaaatgtcaatatcttcgcaaccgtaagttcaattttcatggaacttggtttggtggtacaagaggaaagtcctctatatgaatatggtgacagtttgtccaatctcattattattcatgaggggcggggctaagttgtttttcgcaaaaaagcttgaaattaggttttctcagcaatcccaaggtggattgatctcattcttggtacataggttacccatcatgagtagacgatccctatttattttggtgctaatatcatgaatattaatgagtgggcggggcttagagtgattttcaacaaatcttcAGTATGACCCGGCCAGGAGTCGAACCCCTAACCTTCCAGCTGCAAGTCGGAATTCTACCCCAATACTATTAATAAGggggcatgaatattaatgagtggtagagcttaaagcaaattctttaaaatatcaatttgttcatcaaacttgagctgatagcaaggaacaacatttgtgttgatgctacattaatattcataaaaggtcggaaccaagtgtacacaatgaacctacagtaatatttagATGCCAAGGAATCTCAAAACCTCTTGGTTTTCTTGTTATGTTTGCATTCAAGAAACAAAATCAGATAGGTAACTACCCTTATCCGCCAACTACAAGTTCTGCTTGACGAATGGTTGTACTGTTTTCAAAAGTAGTGGATTTTGTAGAGGTTTAAGGGTGCTTATCTCCAAAAAATGCAGCTAAGATATTTGATATTTCTAAAAGCTTACATAGTATAAACCAAACAACAGAGATAAATGTAAGATCTGAAAAGGTGCCTAAATGTGCAATGGTTTCCAGTGGTGTCCTAGTATCGTAGTACATTGTAAGCAACAGTAATACAGTATGCTTTCACTTCTTATCTTGCAATGCTACCTCTCTGTCAAAGGATTAACTCTGGTTGTTAGGGATGTAGAATTCTTAGTGTTATGATACATCTCTTTAATACAAAATGacactttaaaaacaaaattattttgtagCTGAGTATCAAATATGGTTTTATAATCCAAGACAGTAAAAAGATATGACCAACTCACTTTATTAAAATTtgagaaatatttatttttttaagaatgaaCCGTTTTAAACAAAGAAATCCACAGACAAAGAATCCATGATCCAAGCAACACTTGATTTCCACTTCTTATGACAAATTTTAGGACATCAATTTTCTGTCCATAACTTTGCATTTatattaaagaagaaaatattttttaggTCATCCCCAAAAGTCAGGCTGTCTCTGTTTTTTCTTGTGGCTCATTCTGTTGTCTCTCTTTCTGTTCAAGCCTTTCTTTTAATTCAGTCCAAGCAGTATTTTCTGGTAAAGTGAATTTCCCGTTTTTATCGATTCCAAATAAATAACTTTTCTCCTCTGCTAGGGCAGCTTCTATATTTTCATCCAAGTTTTCCAAGGTGATGTAAGATTTGCTGGCCTcctgaaacaagaaaaaaagaaagaaaaactgatCACAAGAGTCTGGTATAATTAATTTAAGTCTCAATGTAGTGGATCATATTTGATTACCAAAATCCACTCAATGGAAGATTGATTTAGGAAtactatttatttgttttgtccTGGAACGGAATCAAATTTTCTTGAAGTACCAAACATCAGATGGGTAAACTTTGCAACagactgaaaatattttaattttttttgggggggggggtggtgttaAGGTTATGCAACAAGCAGCTCTAGAACAGAATATCATCAACACCTGAACCATTTTATCACcacttttgttacattttcaCTTGTTTCATTCATCACCATCCAACCAACACTACCATTTGTTTGGTGACCCTTAAAGTCGGTATCCCTTCTAGTTGCCCCTTCTCCTCTTGCTTCAAACTATTTCTCCTTCGATGACATACATCATCAAAGTTCTAcattatgaaagaaatatagTATTTTGTACGTGTCTGTAGCTGAATTCAGCTACCCTTGAGATGGGTTTGATTCTTAACTTGAACTTGACACAAACTTACTCAATCTCTGCCTCAAAGTTTAAGAATAGGTTCTTATCTTTGATTGTGACACTGTGGACTTGACAACAACATTTAAACTTATTTACCTTCTCTTTCTTGACGAGCTCCTCCAGCTCTGCCAGCCATGCTGCCTCTTCTTTCTCAATCTGAATCAATGCCTGCAGTTTCTCTTCCTCTTCACGCTTTGCTTCCTCTCGGAGCCGTGCTTCCCTGTGGAAGAAAATTGAATTCCCATCACAGAGTCTTTTACTCCTGAATGACAGACAGTAGCTCACAAGGGAGTATTATGGTTCAAATGAGACTAACAAATTTCATGGCTCAGAAAGTTTGCATTAATCCATTTAAGATGCCTTCCAAATTCAAATGATTACAAGTCCTGGAATTGACTATACAGTCAACTTCACGCTGCTACTGGTATCTTCCGTTTAGCCTTTTTAACTTCGAGTCCAAATGTAATATGAATTACTTAGTCTTCCAAAGGTTGCCATGGATGATCAAGACTAGTGTGTGAAGATAATCCCTTAAACTCATTCTTGTTGTATTTAGAAACCATTTTTGGCTTTTAAACTTACCACATACTGCTGGTTGTATCAATTGATGCATTAATTAGCTAACAGTTGGTGATCAAAGTATCATCAAatgttatttacaaatatataagtAGGAAAGGGAACACACTGTGTTTACTTTCCACTGACTGCACACAGCAATCGGAAATTCATCACTGACGTTACTATTCAACTTTCAAACCAAAGAGTGACTGAAAGTTTCTTAATCACCAGGATTTCATCACATCTGATAAATATAAATCTTGATGCATAATCCATGCTGAAGTAATTACAGATAACAATCGACAAGATAAATCAAACTATACGAGAATTATCTCCAAATTTACCTCAATTGCCTGGTTTTTG
Above is a genomic segment from Apostichopus japonicus isolate 1M-3 chromosome 5, ASM3797524v1, whole genome shotgun sequence containing:
- the LOC139967985 gene encoding methylated-DNA--protein-cysteine methyltransferase-like isoform X1; protein product: MKSTNNAVRCSLQLLQLSTPIGPVKVTGCDQGIHEIKLTPTDKAPCGKLRSVTIDGEERKQDLSGPLKECLGWLESFFKDASSIASLPLPPLHMTGIKSDTFVSKVLHTLAHDIPAGETISYGGLAEKVGNPKACRAVGMAMRINQVPLVVPCHRVVNSDGSLGNYMSGKGVAIKKFLLDHEGAKVET
- the LOC139967985 gene encoding methylated-DNA--protein-cysteine methyltransferase-like isoform X2, whose translation is MKSTNNAVRCSLQLLQLSTPIGPVKVTGCDQGIHEIKLTPTDKAPCGKLRSVTIDGEERKQDLSGPLKECLGWLESFFKDASSIASLPLPPLHMTGIKSGSFMDKVLHSLDDIVPVGKTITYKNLAIEMENPRAARAVGLAMARNPLPIVIPCHRVTSSDGTLNKYISGVCVKRWLLEHEGAI